A single genomic interval of Zobellia nedashkovskayae harbors:
- a CDS encoding Mrp/NBP35 family ATP-binding protein translates to MKIDKKEVLRALENITVPGEGQNMVESGAVKNIQIFGDEVEVDITISNPSLQARKKTEVEILKIIHREVYEKAKIKINIKVDAPAKPKTNEIKGKPLPGIQNIIAVASGKGGVGKSTVTANLAVTLAKMGFKVGILDADIYGPSIPIMFDVPMEKPLAVNVDGKSKMKPVESYGVKLLSIGFFTQPDQAVIWRGPMAAKALNQMIFDAHWGELDFMLLDLPPGTGDIHLSIMQAMPITGAVVVSTPQNVALADARKGVAMFQQESINVPVLGIVENMAYFTPDELPDNKYYIFGKEGAKNLSEDLKVPFLGEVPLVQSIREAGDIGRPAAMQTATPVELAFEEITKNVVREVVGRNKNLPPTEAIKITTMAGCSVVKKK, encoded by the coding sequence ATGAAGATTGATAAAAAAGAAGTTTTAAGAGCACTAGAGAATATTACCGTACCTGGCGAAGGACAGAATATGGTAGAAAGTGGTGCCGTTAAGAATATACAGATTTTTGGTGATGAGGTTGAGGTAGATATTACCATCAGCAACCCAAGCTTACAGGCTAGAAAAAAGACCGAGGTCGAAATTCTGAAAATCATACACCGGGAGGTATATGAAAAGGCCAAGATAAAAATCAACATTAAAGTTGATGCTCCTGCAAAGCCAAAAACCAACGAAATAAAAGGAAAACCTTTACCGGGTATCCAAAACATAATTGCCGTTGCTTCAGGCAAAGGTGGTGTTGGAAAATCTACGGTTACTGCAAATTTAGCCGTTACCCTAGCCAAAATGGGCTTTAAGGTAGGAATTTTAGATGCAGATATTTACGGGCCTTCTATTCCTATTATGTTTGATGTTCCTATGGAAAAACCATTGGCCGTAAATGTTGATGGGAAATCTAAAATGAAGCCAGTAGAGAGCTATGGCGTAAAGCTACTTTCCATTGGGTTTTTCACTCAACCAGATCAAGCAGTTATTTGGCGTGGACCTATGGCCGCAAAAGCACTGAATCAAATGATTTTTGATGCACACTGGGGAGAATTGGATTTTATGTTGCTTGACCTTCCTCCGGGAACTGGTGATATTCACTTAAGTATCATGCAAGCTATGCCTATTACCGGTGCAGTAGTGGTTAGTACCCCACAGAATGTTGCTTTGGCAGATGCTAGAAAAGGAGTTGCAATGTTCCAGCAAGAATCCATAAATGTTCCTGTATTGGGAATCGTGGAAAATATGGCTTATTTTACTCCTGATGAGCTTCCAGATAATAAGTACTATATTTTTGGTAAAGAAGGTGCAAAAAATCTTTCCGAAGATTTAAAAGTACCTTTTTTAGGTGAGGTTCCTTTAGTACAAAGTATACGAGAAGCTGGTGATATTGGAAGACCAGCTGCTATGCAAACGGCTACACCAGTTGAATTGGCGTTTGAAGAGATAACAAAAAATGTAGTGCGAGAAGTTGTGGGTAGAAATAAAAATCTTCCCCCTACCGAAGCAATTAAGATAACAACTATGGCGGGTTGTTCTGTCGTTAAGAAAAAATAA
- a CDS encoding MGMT family protein — protein MNPENKNFFQKVYEVAKLIPEGRVTSYGAIAKYLGAARSARMVGWAMNGAGNMPEIPAHRVVNKIGLLTGKHHFDGTNLMQQLLENEGITIKENQIIDFEKHFWDPFKELG, from the coding sequence ATGAATCCCGAGAACAAAAATTTCTTTCAAAAAGTGTACGAAGTGGCCAAGCTCATACCTGAGGGCAGAGTTACCTCATATGGTGCCATAGCGAAATATCTAGGCGCTGCCCGAAGCGCTAGAATGGTAGGCTGGGCAATGAACGGAGCAGGAAATATGCCCGAAATACCTGCTCACAGAGTGGTGAATAAAATTGGATTACTTACCGGAAAGCATCATTTTGATGGCACCAACCTGATGCAACAACTACTAGAAAACGAGGGTATTACCATAAAAGAAAATCAGATCATAGATTTTGAAAAACACTTTTGGGACCCTTTTAAAGAACTAGGGTAA
- a CDS encoding NAD(P)/FAD-dependent oxidoreductase, whose protein sequence is MIKTDILIIGAGPTGLFAVFEAGLLQLKCHLIDALPQSGGQCSEIYPKKPIYDIPGFPEVLAGDLVTNLMEQIKPFEPGFTLGERAQTIEKLEDGTFIVTTNKGTKHHAPIVAIAGGLGSFEPRKPLLENLNKYEDNGVAYIIKDPEVYRDKRVVIAGGGDSALDWSIFLADVASQVTLVHRRSEFRGALDSVEKVQHLKNAGKINLVTPGEIVGLQGEKTLEAVTIRKTTNPDEDVILEVDNFVPLFGLSPKLGPIADWGLDIEKNAIKVDTFDYQTNVPGIYAIGDVNTYPGKLKLILCGFHEATLMCQSAYQRIYPDKKYVMKYTTVGGVTGFDGSKKEAPKAVVKSID, encoded by the coding sequence ATGATCAAAACAGATATATTGATTATTGGAGCTGGCCCAACAGGGCTTTTTGCCGTTTTTGAGGCAGGCCTTCTACAGCTCAAATGTCATTTAATAGACGCGCTACCACAATCTGGTGGTCAATGTTCCGAAATTTATCCTAAAAAACCAATTTACGATATACCAGGTTTTCCCGAGGTATTGGCAGGCGATTTGGTGACTAATTTAATGGAACAAATAAAACCTTTTGAACCTGGGTTTACCTTAGGCGAAAGAGCGCAGACCATAGAAAAACTAGAAGACGGTACATTTATAGTAACGACCAACAAAGGAACCAAGCACCATGCCCCTATTGTAGCTATTGCAGGTGGATTGGGTAGTTTTGAACCTCGTAAACCGTTACTTGAAAATCTCAATAAATACGAAGACAATGGCGTTGCCTATATCATAAAAGACCCTGAGGTCTACCGTGATAAAAGAGTGGTTATAGCTGGTGGTGGTGATTCTGCTTTGGATTGGAGTATATTTTTAGCAGATGTAGCTTCGCAGGTTACTTTGGTTCACCGTAGAAGTGAATTTAGAGGTGCACTAGACTCCGTAGAAAAAGTACAACACCTTAAGAACGCAGGTAAAATTAATTTAGTTACTCCTGGTGAAATTGTGGGACTCCAAGGTGAGAAAACCCTAGAGGCCGTTACTATTAGAAAAACAACAAATCCTGATGAGGATGTTATCTTGGAAGTTGATAATTTTGTTCCGCTTTTTGGGCTTTCTCCCAAATTAGGACCAATTGCAGATTGGGGGCTTGATATTGAGAAAAATGCCATTAAAGTAGACACATTCGATTATCAAACTAATGTACCAGGTATTTATGCTATTGGCGATGTTAATACCTATCCTGGAAAATTAAAGTTGATTCTTTGTGGGTTTCATGAAGCAACGTTAATGTGCCAAAGTGCTTATCAGCGTATTTATCCTGATAAGAAATATGTAATGAAATATACTACTGTAGGGGGCGTAACCGGTTTTGACGGTAGTAAGAAAGAAGCACCAAAGGCAGTTGTAAAGTCTATTGATTAA
- a CDS encoding 2Fe-2S iron-sulfur cluster-binding protein, which produces MTDIKIKITDRDGVAHEVDAPTDMNMNLMEVVRSYELAPEGTIGICGGMAMCASCQCYVTSDHNLPEKSDDEDAMLAEAFDVKDNSRLGCQIHMTPDLDGLEVELAPES; this is translated from the coding sequence ATGACCGACATTAAAATAAAAATTACCGACCGAGATGGTGTTGCCCATGAGGTAGATGCCCCAACTGATATGAATATGAATCTTATGGAAGTAGTTCGCTCATACGAATTAGCTCCTGAGGGTACTATTGGTATTTGTGGCGGAATGGCTATGTGCGCTTCTTGCCAGTGCTATGTTACTTCAGACCACAATCTTCCTGAGAAATCAGATGATGAAGATGCTATGTTGGCCGAAGCTTTTGATGTCAAGGACAACAGCCGTTTGGGTTGTCAAATTCACATGACCCCAGATTTAGACGGATTAGAAGTAGAACTAGCTCCGGAGAGTTAG
- a CDS encoding NifU family protein, which yields MTSEELKQNVEKALEEIRPFLQSDGGDISLVSIDDEKSVKVKLEGACVGCSVNQMTLKSGVEMTIKKYAPQIEEVINIGA from the coding sequence ATGACATCTGAAGAATTAAAACAGAATGTAGAAAAAGCGCTAGAAGAGATTCGTCCGTTTTTACAGAGTGATGGAGGAGATATTTCTTTGGTTTCCATAGATGACGAGAAGTCCGTAAAGGTGAAGTTAGAAGGAGCATGTGTTGGATGTAGCGTTAATCAAATGACTTTAAAAAGTGGTGTTGAAATGACTATAAAAAAATACGCTCCACAAATTGAAGAGGTGATTAATATTGGTGCATAA
- a CDS encoding LysE family transporter: MQHLLILFFATFSAAFMATVPPGLLNMNAAKVSVEKGKLNGIIFSLGVAVMVILQATIAVYISKFLHKNPEVVDVLLKIAVVVFAFFMVYFFIAAGRNKKKVKKIVKVSKKNSFFKGILLAGLNLLTIPYYSGLNIMWNASGWIKFEVWDILVFIFAAGSGTFTVLYMYTVYFNKLENKSNRFSKNSNYILSGLMLVLLTITVFRIAYR, translated from the coding sequence ATGCAGCATCTTTTGATTCTTTTTTTTGCTACGTTCTCGGCAGCTTTCATGGCTACCGTACCTCCGGGGCTTCTAAACATGAACGCCGCAAAGGTTAGTGTAGAAAAAGGCAAATTAAACGGTATAATTTTTAGTCTGGGAGTGGCCGTTATGGTTATTCTTCAGGCTACAATTGCTGTGTATATATCAAAATTTCTTCATAAAAATCCTGAGGTAGTTGATGTACTACTCAAAATTGCAGTTGTAGTTTTTGCTTTTTTTATGGTATATTTTTTCATAGCTGCAGGACGAAATAAAAAGAAGGTAAAAAAGATTGTTAAGGTCAGCAAGAAGAATAGTTTCTTTAAAGGCATACTTCTGGCGGGATTAAACCTTTTGACCATACCCTATTACAGTGGGCTTAATATTATGTGGAATGCATCAGGTTGGATCAAGTTTGAGGTTTGGGATATTCTGGTCTTTATATTCGCTGCAGGTTCAGGTACTTTTACAGTACTTTATATGTACACGGTATATTTTAATAAATTAGAGAATAAATCCAATCGTTTTTCTAAGAATAGTAATTACATCCTTAGCGGACTAATGTTGGTATTATTGACAATAACCGTTTTTAGAATAGCCTATCGCTAA
- a CDS encoding ABC transporter ATP-binding protein — protein MAEKKVSMLTAFKTIIWPRRNLVFIGLLLIVISKAASFVAPLSLKYLMDDIIPNKDIDFLKLLVGAVALAILVQSVTSFLLTKILSVQAQFLISELRAQVQKKVLSLPISFFDNAKSGALVSRIMSDVEGVRNLIGTGLVQLVGGTITAVVSLILLLRISWTMTIFTLVPLAIFALIALKAFKIIRPIFRNRGKINAEVTGRLTETLGGVRVIKGFNAEEQENKIFEKGVDRLFQNVKKSLTATAFMTSSSTFLLGIATTGIMGIGGYKIMMDELTIGEFLTFTFLLGLMVAPIVQMSNIGSQLTEALAGLDRTEELMNMVPESDEENRTIVLDDIKGDIVFDDVSFAYEEDKEVLHNINFEVKSGNVVALVGSSGSGKSTIAGLAATFLNPQSGKITIDGKDVAKVNLNSFRQHLGVVLQDDFLFEGTIRENILFPRPNATEEQLQQSVKAAYVNEFTDRFEDGLDTLIGERGVKLSGGQRQRIAIARAVLADPKILILDEATSNLDTESEALIQKSLAALTEGRTTFVIAHRLSTIRKANQILVIENGKIAEQGTHDELIAKEGRYFNLFTYQARI, from the coding sequence GATATAGATTTTTTAAAATTACTTGTAGGTGCAGTTGCCCTGGCTATACTAGTGCAATCCGTCACTTCGTTTCTATTGACGAAAATATTGAGCGTTCAGGCACAGTTTCTAATCTCTGAACTTAGGGCTCAGGTACAGAAAAAAGTACTATCGTTACCTATTAGCTTTTTTGATAATGCAAAATCTGGAGCTTTGGTGTCCCGTATAATGAGTGATGTAGAAGGGGTACGTAACCTAATCGGCACAGGTCTGGTACAACTTGTTGGTGGTACTATTACCGCGGTGGTTTCACTTATATTGCTTTTGCGGATTAGTTGGACAATGACAATCTTCACATTAGTGCCTCTGGCCATTTTTGCATTGATTGCGCTTAAGGCATTTAAAATCATTAGACCCATTTTTAGAAATAGGGGAAAAATAAATGCAGAGGTAACAGGACGTCTTACCGAAACTTTAGGCGGAGTGCGTGTAATCAAAGGCTTTAATGCCGAGGAACAAGAAAATAAAATATTTGAAAAAGGGGTTGATCGTCTTTTTCAAAATGTAAAAAAGAGTTTAACTGCCACTGCTTTCATGACTAGTTCGTCTACCTTCCTTTTGGGTATTGCCACAACGGGAATTATGGGCATAGGTGGTTATAAGATAATGATGGATGAGCTTACGATAGGTGAATTCTTAACCTTTACCTTTTTATTAGGGTTGATGGTCGCACCTATTGTTCAGATGAGTAATATTGGTAGTCAGTTAACAGAAGCCTTGGCTGGTTTGGATCGTACCGAAGAACTTATGAATATGGTTCCGGAATCTGATGAAGAAAACCGGACCATAGTTCTGGACGATATTAAAGGTGATATTGTTTTTGATGATGTATCCTTTGCTTATGAGGAAGATAAAGAAGTGCTTCATAATATTAATTTTGAAGTAAAATCTGGTAACGTAGTTGCTTTGGTGGGTAGTTCCGGTTCTGGAAAATCTACCATAGCCGGGTTGGCAGCTACTTTTTTAAATCCTCAGTCGGGTAAGATTACCATAGACGGTAAGGATGTAGCAAAAGTTAACCTAAACAGTTTTAGGCAGCACCTTGGAGTGGTCTTACAAGATGATTTTCTTTTTGAGGGCACTATACGTGAGAACATTCTATTCCCGCGACCTAATGCTACGGAAGAACAATTGCAGCAATCGGTAAAAGCTGCTTACGTAAATGAATTTACGGATAGGTTTGAAGATGGATTGGATACTTTGATAGGGGAGCGGGGCGTTAAACTTTCCGGTGGTCAACGCCAACGTATTGCTATTGCACGAGCTGTTTTGGCAGATCCTAAAATTTTAATTCTAGATGAGGCTACATCTAATTTGGATACGGAAAGCGAAGCTTTGATTCAAAAGAGTTTAGCGGCCTTAACAGAAGGTCGTACCACTTTTGTAATAGCACACAGATTGAGCACCATCCGAAAAGCAAATCAGATTTTGGTTATTGAAAACGGAAAAATTGCTGAACAAGGTACCCACGATGAGCTTATTGCCAAAGAAGGCAGGTACTTCAATTTATTTACCTATCAGGCAAGAATCTAA